The genomic stretch TGATCTATGCTTGAAGAAGAGATTCGCCAGAATGCATCTCAATTTTTCCTAACTTTGAATTTTCGTTCTTTAGTATGTAGTATTTGCATGCGGAATGTGTTGAGTTAAGGCTTTTAGTTATAGTATTGTGTTATTAAGAAAGCAATTCTCATCAGATTGATCTATCATTAACTGTGCAAATTTTGCAATAATGCTTATACTCTTCTCCTAATGCTTTAGTTTCTTCGATATGTTggtgttaattttaattttctaatCAATTGTAGGTTCTGTAGCACCATCACCTCTGAAAATAATTTGTCCGTGTCAGTGTCGGTGTCCGAAACTAACACAGACacttgtgattatgtttaatttattcattatttcaAATTGTTAGTGGTGTCGACGTGTCAGGGTCGTGTTTCCGGTGTCCATACTTCAATTATAAGGAGTAATGATCGCATTTTGTTTAACCATGTTGCTTGTGTTGTGTAAAAGTTTAATCTGTAATCACTAAAAAAAATGCATTCTTATCTTAACTTGTTTAGAATGAGGCCATTATTATGAATTATTGTAGGGACAAATGGAGTCTGTTTGATGAGAAGTTCTTGGAAAGAGGATCAACATTCATCCTTCATTGACTTTATCTCCACTTTCCTCTCTGCAAATTCATTTCGCCTTAATTTTGTGCCAATTGCTCCAGTAATTGCATTGTTTCTTTCCTATTGTAATTTGTTACTTTCAAATGAAATGATGACTGAAATATTTGAGGATTTTCTTTGTAGGACTTTATTTTCAATTGTGGAGGTTTGTCTGTGGCCTTCATTTTTGTGACAAACTGGGATTGCAACAATGTGGCTCCGATCTTCAACAGGTTACTATGCAATTGTCTTGGAGTCATTGCTAATGGTTTGTGTAATGTTTAAGTAGAATTTATATTTGGCAAGGAGTTTAGGCTTGATTTGATTTTTCTGGTGCAGAGTTCAGCGACTGAAGGCTCAATTTTCACGTTTTTATGCTGTTATCACACTCCCAGGAAAAGAGGAAATGGATTCGTTTATTGAGTCATATTTCAAGTAAGTTTTGTTACTTCAGTTCTGATTGATTAATGTTAGCTATGTATGACTTGAATGATGAAAGAACATGGATCATATTTATGAATATGTGAAGATTTAGGATGGTGATTGGCAAGCCTACATTTATACCCGTTAAGGACTTGGAGATGGGGTTTGAAAAGATGGTAAAAATTGCCCATTCTTCTGGAGGTAGAACCTGAAACTTGTATTTAGTTTTAATGTGTAGttccaatttattatttttattcatcAACTAATTGCAGTATACAAGCAGGAGGGAATTGAAGAAAAATTTAAAGCTGAGGTTAGCTCATTGATTTTACATTAAAATTTCATATTATGTAGCTACTCGGATTCACATTAGTGAAACTAGTATATTGATGTATGAACTTTGTTATGGTTTTAAAGAGGAAGCGGTTGGTGCAAGGAATGAACTTTTACCTTAAAGTTGTTACATCAATCCCAGGCATTGACAATCACGATGCAAATGCGGTACACATCTCtctctatttttatatttaaatttacatGCCTCCATCCATCATTGCTAAAACTCTGGTTACTTGAATATAAATGTGTAAAATTGGTGAAACTATAACAGTCATATGTACTTTGTGCATAAACATTCCTTTTTTCTATTTACTGAGAATAATTGCATGTTAGTCTTATGCTACCCTTTCTTCTGATTGAGGATAGTATACTGCATAGTAGTATTAATAATTTTACCACATACAAAACCGTAATAGCCATGCATATAGGTTGAgttattttgttgttttgatgGTTCAACTCAGCTCAGTCAAGCTATTGGTTCTGTCCAAGCAATTGCCAAGGCATCAAAAGAGCAAATTCTGGAGAACACAGATCTTTCCACTGACAAGGCAGAGATGGTTTCAAGGTTTCTTAGGGATCCAAAGTTTTACTTAAGTCCTAAGATCAACTAATCACAAAATAACAAAGGAATCCagattttagttttagttttgtGTGAATATACGAAAAGCAGCACTTTCAACTGTTTTAATATGGGATTTATGctaattcttttcttttgtgaACTTCTGTATACTCTACTTTTCATTGTTCCAATCAAAATTATCAAAAGGAGAGTAAAAGGTGGTACTATTAGCACCACAACCAAATACAGAATACTAAATACAGAACActgaaaaacaaataaacaaccaaacataaatataaaaCACCAATCAAAATACACTAAGCAGACGTACGATGACATATTCCCCCTCTGCGACAGAGATCCAAGCAGCTGATATCAGTTTGTAAAGCGAGGCACACTCCCTTATTTCTTATTGGTATATTTTCAGACATATAGATAATAATGTTTTACTGATCAACAGGGTTTCCCATACATATTTTCTTTAACCCTCCTAACTCTATTCGAATTTCACTTTTATCCTATACACTGCCTTATCAATGCAACTAAAGTAAGCATGCCTCCAAACCTTCTTCAACAACAAAACTCCAATCACAGTCCAAAAGCCACTACCAAAACCAAGTGCTATCACAAAGTAAAACCATATTTTCTCAACCTTGTCTTCTTTGACACCTTCATCTCCATTTTCatctctattatttttattagtatcaCATTTGTTGGACAATGGTGCACCACAAAGATATTTGTTGCCAAAATAAATAGATGGATCATCATTAAGTGTTAAAAATTGGTTTGTTTGTGGAATTGGTCCTGAAAGATTGTTGTAGGACAAGTTTAAGTGACTTAGGAAAGTTAAGCTAGATATGGTGTTTGGAATTAGGCCTGAAAGTTGATCATGAGAAAGGTCCAAAGATTCAAGTGACCTCATGTCCCCTATGGTTATAGGAACTTCACCGGATAGGTGATTGTGTGACAGATTTAAGCCTTGTAAACCCGTAAGAAGAAATATTCCCTTAGGAATAGGTCCACTCAAATTGTTGTTTGATAAATCCATATTGGCCACTAGTTTTAAATTTCTTGTATAATGATCTTCTCTTCCTCTAATGATCTGGCTGACATCTTGTTCATACCATTCAATATACCTCGACTCTCCAGGAGCTAAGGCAACTGATGGTTTACTTCCTTGAATCATTGCTGTAAGATTTCCAATACAGTGAGGGATTGAACCGATCAACATGTTGTTGGAAAGGTCCAAGATTTGCAAAGCTGAAAGTTTGCAAAGTTGTGATGGAATGTTTCCTTGAAACTTGTTTTGTGTTAACCTTAGAATTTGGATTGAGGTGAAAATGTCTCCAATCCATGAAGGTATATTCCCCGACATTTGATTCTCTCCAATATCTAAGATTAAC from Vicia villosa cultivar HV-30 ecotype Madison, WI linkage group LG4, Vvil1.0, whole genome shotgun sequence encodes the following:
- the LOC131594728 gene encoding protein PARTING DANCERS-like, which gives rise to MDTYRRGSTTPSNASFSGTNGVCLMRSSWKEDQHSSFIDFISTFLSANSFRLNFVPIAPDFIFNCGGLSVAFIFVTNWDCNNVAPIFNRVQRLKAQFSRFYAVITLPGKEEMDSFIESYFKFRMVIGKPTFIPVKDLEMGFEKMVKIAHSSGVYKQEGIEEKFKAERKRLVQGMNFYLKVVTSIPGIDNHDANALSQAIGSVQAIAKASKEQILENTDLSTDKAEMVSRFLRDPKFYLSPKIN